One genomic window of Brachionichthys hirsutus isolate HB-005 chromosome 22, CSIRO-AGI_Bhir_v1, whole genome shotgun sequence includes the following:
- the def6c gene encoding differentially expressed in FDCP 6 homolog: MDLKAELLKSIWYAFTSLDVEKCGKVSKSQLKVLSHNLYTVLNIPHDPVALEEHFQDDDDGPVSNHGYMPYLNKYILDKVKEGTFDKEKFDDLCWMMTSKKNFAGPSKRAVLSERDCFKLFCLFNLLSEDRYPLVMMQEEVEYLLKKISTGMSQEWDGKPLEDLLSQDATGGEEGMSVWSFLEHMGAGRLLKVTSAEAFSLALNEVFLEMYHNVLKMGYMWKKGHVRRNWTERWFVLQPSSVTYYVSEDLKDKRGEIQLDKSCVVESVPDREGKRCMLCVKTHNKTFEMSASDQKQKVEWTQAIQTALRLQREGKSSLHHELKLKRRFQRDNSQRQRSQSARSSCSSRSSQSDDSNLQELEKEKDRQDLEIESIIQHARELEAKRREAEEKEKKKQREVQMELERQLKEAETLRDSMQEEMKEKAREAEQQKKRIQELELTQQELEAALNIQIQARLEEERARQELESLLQVEEEKRKECQLLQEQQRGLSPVEEASDSAAEEDAPSALHSASRELRNLQASRQRSHQHLEEVQEKLRNATQHVRHWNVQLTRLMTPVAPGERLEHRMSSKGWCPKKEGALASNEFISKFKMRAEQNRQIGEDEEVLEEQMEAASLSGKVEGKPNGQM; the protein is encoded by the exons GTGCTTTCACACAACCTGTACACCGTCCTGAACATCCCGCATGACCCGGTGGCTCTGGAGGAGCACTTCCAGGATGACGACGATGGGCCGGTGTCTAATCATGGCTACATGCCCTACCTCAACaagtacatcctggacaag GTCAAAGAAGGGACGTTTGACAAGGAGAAGTTTGACGACCTTTGCTGGATGATGACCAGCAAGAAGAACTTTGCGGGGCCGTCAAAGCGGGCCGTGCTATCCGAAAGAGACTGTTTCAAGCTCTTCTGTTTATTCAACCTCCTGTCTGAGGACCGCTACCCGCTGGTGATGATGCAGGAGGAG GTGGAATATCTCCTCAAGAAAATCTCCACAGGAATGAGCCAGGAGTGGGATGGGAAGCCCTTGGAGGACCTGCTATCACAGGACGCCACAGGCGGGGAAGAGGGCATGTCTGTCTGGAGCTTCCTGGAACACATGGGCGCAGGCCGGCTGCTTAAGGTCACCAGTGCCGAAGCCTTTAGTCTGGCTTTGAATGAGGTCTTTCTGGAGATGTATCACAATGTCCTCAAGATG GGTTACATGTGGAAAAAGGGCCATGTGCGTAGGAACTGGACTGAGCGTTGGTTTGTGCTCCAGCCATCCTCCGTGACTTATTACGTCAGCGAGGACCTGAAGGACAAGAGGGGGGAGATCCAGCTGGATAAGAGCTGCGTCGTCGAG tctGTTCCAGACAGGGAGGGGAAGCGCTGCATGCTCTGTGTGAAAACCCACAATAAAACGTTTGAGATGAGCGCATCAGACCAGAAGCAGAAGGTGGAGTGGACACAAG CTATCCAGACTGCCCTCCGCCTCCAGAGAGAGGGCAAGTCCTCCCTTCATCACGAACTCAAGCTGAAGAGGCGCTTCCAGCGGGACAACAGCCAGCGGCAGCGCAGCCAGAGCGcccggagcagctgcagcagccggagcagccaatcagacgacTCCAACCTCCAGGagctggagaaagaaaaggacagGCAGGACTTGGAGATAGAGAGCATCATACAG CATGCGCGCGAATTAGAAGCCAAGCGAAGAGAggcagaagaaaaggagaagaagaaacaaagggAGGTGCAGATGGAGCTGGAGAGACAGCTGAAAGAAGCCGAGACG CTGAGAGACAGCatgcaggaggagatgaaggagaaggcgagggaggcggagcaacagaagaagaggaTCCAGGAGTTGGAGCTGACGCAGCAGGAACTGGAGGCTGCCCTCAACATACAGATCCAGGCtcggctggaggaggagcgggccAGACAGGAGCTGGAGAG TTTGCTGCAagtggaagaagagaagaggaaggagtgccagctcctccaggagcagcagaggggCCTCAGCCCCGTAGAGGAGGCATCAGACAGCGCGGCAGAAGAGGACGCCCCTTCGGCCCTTCACTCTGCGTCTCGGGAGCTCCGGAATCTACAGGCCTCTCGCCAGAGGAGCCATCAGCACCTGGAG GAGGTACAAGAGAAGCTGAGGAACGCCACTCAACACGTACGGCACTGGAACGTCCAGCTGACCCGACTGATGACGCCCGTCGCTCCTGGAG AACGTTTGGAACATCGAATGTCATCAAAAGGTTGGTGTCCCAAAAAGGAGGGAGCGCTGGCCAGTAACGAGTTCATCTCTAAATTCAAGATGAGAGCTGAACAGAACCGCCAGATcggagaggacgaggaggttCTGGAGGAGCAAATGGAGGCCGCCAGCCTGTCAGGCAAAGTGGAGGGAAAACCCAATGGACAAATGTGA